The following DNA comes from Brassica oleracea var. oleracea cultivar TO1000 chromosome C5, BOL, whole genome shotgun sequence.
TTGCTCTCCATGATAGCAAGTAAATACGCTGAGATTGTAAACATGTCAAACCATGAGACTTGGGATGATAAATATATTAGGGAAAATGGAGCTAACGAAGCTAACCATCTTTTTTGCCGAATGCATTTTTACATCCTTCACATCTACAGTTTATGGAACATCCAACTCCACTCTATAAGATCATCAGAAACAAAGTATAAGACCATTGGAAGATGATACAGAGATGAACGTGGACTATAATGATGAAAGAAAAACCTGAAAACATTCACAATATTTCTTCAGACAGTTTGATTTCTTGCAGTTGCAGCCTCGTTTGTGTCGTGCGGAAGCTGGAGTTTTACTTGCATCATCCTGCGCAACATTACAGTTTCACCCCTCAGATAAATGGAGGATGTGGAGAGAGACAGAGAGAGGCATAAGAAGATGGAGAGAGCTCTTACAGTAGTCTCCATGATGGAATCAGAGTTTCTAATGACTTTGGGAGCAAATGCAAGTGGGTTTCGAGATTCAATCTGCTTGCGGGTGGCCAAGACAGTGTCTTCATGGATAGGTCTGTTGAAGCAATCTACACATGAACATGGCTCTATGCAATAAACCCCAGCAGCAAAGCATTCACAGTAACTGCAGAGAGAAAAGAAACAACAGTTAGCTATTCAAGCCAATTTTAACTTTTTGAACAAAGATTTAAAGAGGAGCTAAGAGTATGGAGATTACAGCTTCAAACACTTTGACTTTTTGCAGTTGCATCGCTTACATGAGTCGCCCTCTCCAGGTTCTTCAACCTTACGCCTGCGCATTTAAGCCAACAGATAAGAAAAAAGAAGAAAAATAATACTTACAAAAATCTATTTTATTTAACTTTTCTTAGGAAGAAACACTTGCTTCTTTTTCTGAAGGCTGTCCTGATTCAACTCTTCAAACACCAATGGTTTGGGAGTTTCTTCTTCTACGGCTAACCCTTTCCCAGGCTCATTCTCTGCTTGGTCCAAAGTTTCTCGCATGATGTCTTGGGACTGAACCGGGGTGGTAGAGCCTAAGAAACTCTTTTGAATCTCAACAGTTGCTGAATCCTCATGTATGGTGTTGATCTTAATGCCCCTTGAGGCCATAGCAATGGCGTTTAGATGGAGACCAATACCAGGTACAACGCATTTCGAGGAAGATTCCGCCTTATTGTCACCCACAGCTTGCTGATCATCATCAGCTATATCCTTCTTCCGCTTCCCTAGAACCTCAAAGTCTAGACAGCGTCTTCTCATGCTACCACGGTGCAAGTTAGAGACAGACTACCACAAACAAACACAACACAAAATAACTATTTCAGAGACACTACTTAATTAAGAGCTACAATATAACAAATAACTTTAAATGTGTTCCTGAAGTTACCTGATTGGGAACTACAGCTAAAGGCTGATTATCATTGGCTTGAACATCTTTGGTGATATCATGGCGCTTAGTAAGCTTGACACCAGCGCAGAAACGTCTCTCAGAGCTAGATATTTTATCCACAAGGCATCCAAAAGCCTCAGAGTCATTAGGAGATCGAAATACTAAAAGCTCAGCTGCATCTGCCATCAAACGTCTACAACCAGGAGTGTCATTCTCTTTCTGAGCATCAAGAATCTTCCGGAGTCCCACACTGACATCCTCAGAAGAAGAAGCATTGTCTTCTCCTTGCGGAGCAACACCAGATGGGTCCAACAGCACTTGGGTGACAATATCTCCAGTGCCAGGAGAGTCAACACGATCACGAGAAGTTTCATCTTCTTCTTGGTCTTCCAAAGTAGCCTCTTTGTTTAGATCTACTTCACCTGATGCTACGACAACTTCTTCTTGTGTAGAAACAGATCTATCTAGAGACTCTAAAGCCTTTGAACGCTCAACAGAGTTATGACTGCAACCAAAGAGAAAAAACACCAATTACAGAACACAACAAAACCAACCTCTATTGAAACAAGAAGAAGAAGAGAAATGTTGGGTTTACCATCTGAAGAATCTGGACTCTCTGTGAAAAGAAGCGTGAGGAGAGGTGAAAACAGGAGGAGGGGAAGTGAAACTGAGAGAGTTAAAGGTCTGAACAGTGGGGATTGATCTGACGGCTTCGATAGGAGAGAGGTTGTTAATGTAATTGAACACCGGAGAGTCCTGCATATATCTCTAATTAGGGTCAAAGGAGCAAGCTTTTGAGGAAAAATAAAGTAAAATTAAAACCTCGAATTTGGATTTTGGAGTTGGGGTTTCGATCTTCTTCTTCTGGGAGTTGTCCATTTTCTTTTTTCGAGCAAGAGAATGAATTTACATCAACCTTGTCTCAAAGCAGACAAGTGTGATTGGGGGATTTTAGGTGAGCTAGGGTTCTTCTTCTTAGATGCTTTTCGAACAACGAAAAAGGAACAGTGTCCGCGCCTGTTCGAAACAGTGTAGTGGGAAAATGAATGTTAGAAAGTCCAAATCAGATTTTCTCTCTCAAGTCCACTAATAAACGACGTCATTATTTTACACTCACTCAGGCCCAGTCCTTATATTATGAGTGGAAGGGAAGGGTACTTTTGTTGTTGTACTTTTTTGTGTGTTTCTTTTTTTTTATTATACTCTTTTTCTTTATTTCTATAAATATTTTAGTTGCCTTTGAGAAAAATGTTTTCAGCTATTTGAAATTAAGAATTTGTCAACTTTTAATATCAGAATAACATAAAATCGAAAACTATTTTTGAAAATCATAGGACGGTTGTATTTTAGATTATAGAATAAGCCAAAAAAATGTAAATAACAAAATTCATGTAGGTGGTTCAGATAGTGAAAGAAATATTTAAGCTTGTTCGTCTAATAAATATTTTATTTAAAATTTTTATATCTGAAAATTATGATTTAAAAGTTTGGATGATTTGTGAGAAGAAAGTGAATAAAGATTTAGAAAATTTACATATTTTATCTACCTAACAAATTCTTTTTAAATGAAATTATCCATATAATTCTTTATATTTTAGTTTCTAATTATCTGTATAGTTAATTTAGGAAGGCTAAAATAAAAATTATATTACAGTAAAAATCTAAAAATTAACAGTTAGATTCTAATCCGTCCTTTTAAATCGCAAAAAAAAAAAAAAATTATCTTCTACGAAGAAGTTTTAGTTTATTAGAAAGTATATTTTATCAAAATTATAAAAATATAAATTTAATAAAATATCAAAAATATTATTTGTAGTAGAAATAGTTTTTAACTAATTTATTGAAAAATTATAAATTTTACTATAGTAATATATATATATATATATATATATAAAGATATTAGAGTATATTATAAATAAATTGATTAGAAATAGATTTGATATTATTGTCATTAATGATTTTCTTAAAAAAAATTCAAATGTACATTTCATAAATAACACTGTAAACAAAACATTATTTTATATGATGTTCCTATATTTAATAAAACAAACGTCAAATATATAATATTCTATTAGTATATAAATTAATTAATTAATTTTTCTAAAAAGTAAATTTATTAAAACACAAAACAAAAATTTAATTTTACGATTTATATATTCACTAAATTTTAGAATTTTGGGTGTTATCTCTTTTTAGATATTTAGTGTATCATATATATATATATATATCGCATTTTTATGTATAATTGTACAAAATATCACTAAAATATTTTAAGGACAGATAGAGATAGATTTTATTTTAAAGGAAAAAAACCAGTATCATGTTTTATTAGCGTATATATTAATTATAATTTGTGATATTGTTGGGATCATAAATTTATATAGCATCTGTTAAAATTTATTATTTTATTGTTTATCTAATTGCATTGTATGTTGAAACATCAGAATTATTAAACCAAAAGATGTATTATAATGCCTTAACATTTTTATTACACAACCACTGGAAAAAAAAAACGCCACTGTTGCTACTACTAGAATACTAGAAACGTTTGTGTATGTACCAACTAGAAGTTGACATCATCAAATCAAAGAATCAAAGGCTGACAAAAAAAATATATCAAAGAATTAAAGAATATTTTAATGGTGTGGAGTGAGAGAAGGAAAAGTAGGAATTGACAGTAACAGCTTCCTTCCACCATTTCTTCTCCATGGGCTCAACTCTGATGAACCGACGACATGAGGCAGAGAAAGCCTTTTGCTGTTGGGAGATAAAGCATTGATCATGTTTGTCATAGG
Coding sequences within:
- the LOC106296160 gene encoding CRC domain-containing protein TSO1 — encoded protein: MDNSQKKKIETPTPKSKFEDSPVFNYINNLSPIEAVRSIPTVQTFNSLSFTSPPPVFTSPHASFHRESRFFRCHNSVERSKALESLDRSVSTQEEVVVASGEVDLNKEATLEDQEEDETSRDRVDSPGTGDIVTQVLLDPSGVAPQGEDNASSSEDVSVGLRKILDAQKENDTPGCRRLMADAAELLVFRSPNDSEAFGCLVDKISSSERRFCAGVKLTKRHDITKDVQANDNQPLAVVPNQSVSNLHRGSMRRRCLDFEVLGKRKKDIADDDQQAVGDNKAESSSKCVVPGIGLHLNAIAMASRGIKINTIHEDSATVEIQKSFLGSTTPVQSQDIMRETLDQAENEPGKGLAVEEETPKPLVFEELNQDSLQKKKRKVEEPGEGDSCKRCNCKKSKCLKLYCECFAAGVYCIEPCSCVDCFNRPIHEDTVLATRKQIESRNPLAFAPKVIRNSDSIMETTDDASKTPASARHKRGCNCKKSNCLKKYCECFQSGVGCSINCRCEGCKNAFGKKDAYLLAIMESKQEEDLSKVQQNPNLSKEVEQNPSSDQPSTPLPPYRHTVVHQPFLSKNRLPPTQFFLGAGSSSFRKPDGDLTQARNEKKPLETVAEDKTEIMPEILSNTPITTIKAISPNSKRVSPPHIGSSESGPIIGKRTNGRKLILRSIPAFPSLNPNQ